The DNA sequence CTCAAGCCAACTCCTCCTCTTTTCCCTCAGGTCCTCTTCCCGAGGCCTCCCCCTCCTTCTCCTCACTCCATGCCCCCGACACCTCAGACAGATCCGACCCTCAGCCCTCCATCCCTCCCACAGACTACACCTGCCTCCACCCGTCTGCCCCCGCGCACCCTAACACCCCCTCCATGCAACAGACATCCTTCATCTTCCCTACTCCCCCGCACTCCAACTCCTCCTCCCCAGAGTCCCTCCTCTCCTCGtcttcctccccctcctccaccaGCTACCACCCCGTCCCAGAGACGGTCAGCCCACACACGCCCGCCTCTTTTCAAGGCCCATTATCCACGTGTCGCTCAAATCTATCAAACCAATTACCTGATCAATCTCTGCCGACGCAGCCCAGCCAGCCCCTAGGTGAAACTATCTCTGATGGAAACGCCCCACCCATGGCTCAGACCTCTGCAACTTTATTTCATCCAAATTTCCTGCCTACAAATCCAGACCCCGCCCCATTTGCCCCTCAACCCTTCACCAACCAGTACCAACTCCAGCCTCTCGCCCACTCCTTACCCACTAACGGTGGCTCCACATCGTTTGCTTTTCCCTCCGTTGCTCCACAAATGCAAAGCTTCTCCCTTCCCAGTGTGTCTCCCAGACCTGCTGCTCTGCACCTCTCAAATCTGAGCCACCAAGCCACCGTTCCCTCCTTAGCTGCTGCTTTCCCACACTCATCCTTCGCCCATTcatccccctccctccctcaccgCTCTTTCCAAACCCCGCCTTGCTTGGCTctgtcctcctccttccagcAGTCCGTCAACTCTGCAGTCCCGCATGCTCAAAATCTCCCAAACCCTTCCATGTCCTCCTCCACGTGCTCGTTTGCTCCAGCTGAAATGAGCGGCATCCCCCAGTTCAGTCCAGCGCCGTCCTATCGTCCAGATATGGTACTACACCACCCGGCTCTTCTTCCTCAGCTGGATGCATCGCTGCCCTCGGCCACTCCTCCTCCAGCGCTTTACTCTACCTTTCCATCGTACCCTCTCCGGCTGCATCAGGACCCTCACTCCTCCCTCTCCATCCCCTTCAGGCATCTGTACAGACAACACCAGCATGGCCACCCCCACCCCTACTTGGATGCAAGCACAAGAACAGTCTTTTAACCTCTTCATTGAAGTTATTTCTTTCATAGCGCTTTTAGGAGAGTTAGAAATATTAAGAGCTAGTCGTCGAAGTAGTTTGAAAGTGTGCATGTCAACGCAGCAGCTCAGCTGATGAACTCGTTGATGAGATAAATACTGATTTGTATATACTTGTTGAAGATTTATGTATTAAATATTCATTCcagtgtaaaaaaataaaactctcctGCTGAGGGATTGTGTGATCCACTTATGTCTCCTTGAAACATTTTCAACGTTAGGAAGTAGGTGGTTTACACACCGGAATgttatattttgatgtaattAATGTGTCTGTGTAATCCCATGAGGGATGGGTCATTTAAATGTCCGGAcacgaaaataaaataattcattcaaaaaataattcattcattcattcattcattcattcattcattcattcattcattcattcattcattcattcattcattcattcattcattcattcattcattcattcagtgcTTGGGCAAATGTAAGAATTATCATGACTTTTCATTGTCTGCACGCAAGTTTGCCTCCACTAAAGTTCACATTTCATGTGAGTGTCCAACAAAGCAACTTCCATTTATAAAATCGAACTATTATCCTCAGACGGACATCACATGTCTAAATTTATATTCATAAGAATGGGTTTGTCTTTGTGTTTGGTGAGTGTTACGGACCATTAACTAAGACTTTAACATGTTTTACTCCCTTGTTTATTCTTTTGTCCTCCCTTTGTtttgttaaaaacatatttaaaatattcTGATCATATCAAATCTTAGTTTTGGGGAAATACAGCCTGAAACTTTATCACTGTATCATTATCTAACAATATGATTGATATTTgatatattcattcattcatttctgagACCTCTGTACCACTCtcataatcaaaaagaaaaaaaagtttgatacaaaaaaaaacaaaaaacatcaaatatGCAAACTTGCTTcatgagaatattttatgaaatcaataaacaattccatcatcaaaattataacaaataaagatttaacatatcttgctttgcatgtaataagactaggtaatatattagtttcaccttttaagttggattattgaaatttaacttttacaccatattctagttgaattattgaaataaattaacttttacaccatattctagttgaattattgaaataaattaacttttacaccatattctagttgaattattgaaataaattaacttttacaccatattctagctgaattattgaaataaattaacttttacaccatattctagttgaattattgaaataagttaacttttacaccatattctagttgaattattgaaataaattaacttttacaccatattctagttgaattattgaaataaattaacttttacaccatattctagttgaattattgaaataaattaacttttacaccatattctagttgaattattgaaataaattaacttttacaccatattctagttgaattattgaaataaattaacttttacaccatattctagttgaattattgaaataaattaacttttacaccatattcttcacctgtatctatattctacatctgggctgatgtggacatacgtagcataggaggatatttcagttactagtatggttgtctgtctgtacagtcatgcaagttcaatgctattaaagcactttaaactttaaatcaaagcatttagttttttcatataaaataaacacatttttattcagtttagaagttttggggctttttttttggctcctgcgctgctgaaatcagggcgtcccttatttctatttctgaaaggtggcaaccctattgtTAGGAGCCATAGATGATTAAAGGTTTGAGGAGGGAAATTATAACGTTTTGAAATTTGCATCACATTTACAAGCTATAGGCCCAACAAAGTTAAAGATGTTACTAAAAAGGTGTTTGATTATTTCTTTTCCAAATGTCAATGCAGgagatatttctttttttttctttctaaacttCTAGCATTTtatagtttttcacaattgctaaCACACGTTTTTCACAACCTAACGGCATTCTCAAAACTgcacacacaaaactgaaaacatcacacacaaaatgctaaaCCCTGTCACTTCTTCTCCAGGAAGACTCTTTTCCATCAAATCTCTTAACTGTTCCCAAAATGGAGCTCATGTTTTCATTTGGTACACACAGCCATATTTTCAAATGATACACACATACCATTCATTTGGTACACACAACTAAGCATTTACTGCACACATACCAAGCATTCACAGCACAATGAAgtgcaaaactgaaaacacaatcATAGAAATGGAACACACATGGATGTCAATGACTATTGAGAATAATCAATTTATCTTTTTGGAAGATTACTGTGTAGGCCTACTTTTGTCATagtcaaacataaaacagcacaaACATATGCagccaaaaaatgttttatttatttttcttttatacatttttggaCGTAAATGTACTGTGAACTGGCCTGCTCAAACCCCCCCTCCATCATGCCTCTGGTTTCTATCTGGCCAGAGGGCCTCATCCACATCCACAGCAATGTCCTCCCTGTCCAGGCAGCGTTGGAAAAAACGCCTTGAGTGGCGCATAAAGCCCTGACAGGACTCAGGACTTACATCGGCACaagcctcctccatggcctggaGCAGTGTGACCCTGGTCTGTGTGTTCCGTTCGTATACCTGAGATGATGAGATGATGAGATATACTTTTATTGTCCCACGAGGGGAAAATTGTCTTGGGCAAAAGTGCACAAGTGCacaagtgcacacacacacagaaaatacaTAGAATAAACACACAACAATACACATTAGAAGCACGATGAACAGTACACAGTAGCAGCGTTGCACAAGGTAAGGAGAAAAACTGGATAAAAGTAAggtaaaaatttttttttaaaaataaacctCCACCTCCAAGCTGAAAAGAACTCCTCGATGGGGTTCAGGAAAGGAGAATAAGGTGGAAGGTATAGAACGGAAACATTTTGGTGGTCCTGGAACCATTCCTGCACTCGAGCAGCCCGGTGGAAGCTTACATTGTCCCAGATGATGACAAAATGTACCCTCTGTTGGTCATATACGTGGTCAGGTGGTACCAGAAGGTTGTGCAGGCCATCCAGGAAGGCAAGGAGGAGGTCAGTGTTATAGGCCCCTAGGTGGGCGTGGCGGTGTACGATGCCATGGTGGTTCATGGCTGCACACATTGTGATGTTCCCACCACGCTGGCCGGGGACCTCAACAATGGCCCGCTGGCCAATGATATTTCGGGCCCTGCGCCTCTTCTTCACGAGGTTGAACCCAACCTCATCAATGAAAATGTACTCATTCCCCTCCATTGCGGTGTCATACATTTTATACTGCAGTCCTGATTGAAAATTGCTCAACAGACCTGAAAGTTTAGAgatttgaatatttgtgtgtTGTAGTTTGATGCTTTGAGATTTTATTTGAGAAGTGTGTTCAACGACTGaacattgtgtgtagtgttATGAATATTTGTGTGTTATAGGTTGATGCAAGGGGATTTGTAATTGACATCAGAGTGTAAAGAAGGAAAGTCAGACTCTAATGCAGATAAGGGAGTGTGAAGTAGTGCCAACTTGGGTCGAGCAATTGGTACATGAAGTGAAGGTTGTGCAAATTGTGCCAAATTTTTGATTTTTGGGTATTAGCaactgtgaaaaactgtaaaatattaaaatagttTTCCTTAAAGCCATTCCATGTGCCAATGCCACATctaaccacatgggggcagtatATCCCAGGAAAGTGTATGTGTCCACTCTtgaccagaatcagaatcagaatcagaatcagaatcatctttattggccagcttcgaaaacattgtccaacaaggaatttgactccggtaatttcgctctttggtgataaaataaaataaacaataaaacaaacgtggtatttctatgatacagaataaacagtataaacatttaaggtgcagcagtttgaggtagagagagaaaagaaaagaaaagaaaaagggacagttctgaataaaaataaacataacctatttacaattttaaggggcaattttacaaaaaaatacaaaagattatACAACACACGTGGCCTCCTCTCCACAGACCGCCTCGCATTGATGTGTCACTGCAACACTAACCACTTGAGAGTGGAGCCCACATGTCTACTTCGCTACTTTGCCCTCATACCGTTTCAGCCAGGTCCTCCTGTCCTAGCAAACAAAGAGCACCTCTAGTGGGTCAAAGtggtaatatttatttatttattggtttatttgacagggacaatgcacatcaataaaaacattgctgtaaatgtgccagagttagccaagaggctatttttcatctgtagtccctggacagatgtaagaatacaaaaaagtacagaaaagatacagaaagtacagaaaagtacaaaagtacagaaataaagaaaggtgCAAATTAAGTTTTAGTGCTGACAGAGCTGAGTATTAATCAACCATTCCTTTAAATGAGCTCTAAATAAACTGTATGTGTCCAGTTCTCTGATAGTTGCAGGGATGGAGTTCCATTCTTGTGCAGCTTTAACAGAGAATGCAGACTGACTGAAAGCACTTTTTCTGAGTGGAATAATACAATCCCCTCTTGCTGCACCTCTTGTGAACCGATCAGCAGTGGTAATACACTATGTGCTTGACCATTCCCCACTTATGAGCACAATAATGTCAGTGGCCCCTCTTAACACAGAAAACCTACATGAAGTGGCTTTAAAATCTCTAACTTTATCTTTTCCAGCTCTAAAATGTGCAGTTCCACTAAAAACTTTCTTTTCTCCATCACAGATCAGACGCTCTGACTGAACCGGCTTACACCTCCAACTTCCCTCCTGCTCAAGCCAACTCGTCCTCTTTTCCCTCAGGTCCTCTTCCCGAGGCCtccccctccttctcctcccttcACGCCCCCGACACCTCAGACAGATCCGACCCTCAGCCCTCCATCCCTCCCACAGACTACCCCTGCCTCCACCCGTCTGCCCCCGCGCACCCTAACACCCCGTCCATGCAACAGACATCCTTCATCTTCCCTACTCCCCCGCACTCCAACTCCTCCTCCCCAGAGTCACTCCTCTCCTCGtcttcctccccctcctccaacAGCTACCACCCCGTCCCAGAGACGGTCAGCCCACACACGCCCGCCTCTTTTCAAGGCCCATTATCCACGTGTCGCTCAAATCTATCAAACCAATTACCTGATCAATCTCTGCCGACACAGCCCAGCCAGCCCCTAGGTGAAACTATCTCTGATGGAAATGCCCCACCCATGGCTCAGACCTCCGCAACTTTAATTCATCCAAATTTCCTGCATGCAAATCCAGACCCCGCCCCATTTGCCCCTCAAACCTTCACCAATCAGTACCAACTCCAGCCTCTCGCCCACTCCTTGCCCACTAACGGTGGCTCCACATCGTTTGCTTTTCCCTCTGTTGCTCCACAAATGCAAAGCTTCTCCCTTCCCAGTGTGTCTCCCAGACCTGCTGCTCTGCACCTCTCAAATCTGAGCCACCAAGCCACCGTTCCCTCCTTAGCTGCTGCTTTCCCACACTCATCCTTCGCCCATTcatccccctccctccctcaccgCTCTTTCCAAACCCCGCCTTGCTTGGCTCTGTCCTCCTCGTTCCAGCAGTCTGTCAACTCTGCAGTCCCGCATACTCAAAATCTCCCAAACCCTTCCATGTCCTCCTCCACGTGCTCGTTTGCTCCAGCAGAAATGAGCGGCATCCCCCAGTTCAGTCCAGCGCCGTCCTATCGTCCAGATATGGTGCTGCACCACCCGGCTCTTCTTCCTCAGCTGGATGCATCGCTGCCCTCGGCCACTCCTCCTCCAGCGCTTTACTCTACCTTTCCATCGTACCCTCTCCGGCTGCATCAGGACCCTCACTCCTCCCTCTCCATCCCCTTCAGGCATCTGTACAGACAACACCAGCATGGCCACCCCCACCCCTACTTGGATGCAAGCACAAGAACAGTCTTTTAACCTCTTCATTGAAGTTATTTCTTTCATAGCGCTTTTAGGAGAATTAGAAATATGAAAAGTAGTAGTTTGAAAGTGTGCATGTCAACGCAGCAGCTCAGCTGATGAACTCGTTGATTAGATAAATACTGATTTGTATATACTTGTTGAAGATTTATGTATTAAATATTCATTCcagtgtaaaaaaataaaactctcctGCTGAGGGATTGTGTGATCCACTTATGTCTCCTTGAAACATTTTCAACGTTAGGAAGTAGGTGGTTTACACACCGAAATgttatattttgatgtaattAATGTGTCTGTGTTATCCCATGAGGGATGGGTCATTTAAATGTCCGGAcacgaaaataaaataattccttcaaaaaataattcattcattcattcattcattcattcattcattatttcaGGACCAGACATTAAAGAATTGTTGAAAACAGCAGAGAGGGATTTGATCATGTTAAAAGAATGGTTTGATACcaataaattatcattaaatgaaagtaaaacGAAATTTATGGTGTTCGGTGGTGCTAGAACTAATTGTGAAATTAAATTGAATCTAAGTGGAGTTGAAATTGAAAGAGTATATGAAACTAAATTTTTGGGAGTAATTATAGATCATAAACTTTGTTGGAAGCCACATATACATTATATTAAGCAGAAATTGTCTAAATCTATTGGTATAATTTACAAAACAAGGGATCTGTTGGATAAAAAATGTCTGCACATACTGTATTTCTCTCTTATCATGCCATACATGTCatattgtgtggaggtttgggggaatacgtatagaacttatatagaccctatagttaaacttcagaaaagagctgtaagaataataaataaagtttcttatcgtgacactactaataaattatttgtagagtcatgcatattaaaattcatagatattgtatatttaaaaacattagaaattttgttttgagttaagaataatagccttcctgcttgttttcagcatttctttaaattaagagaaacaaattataatttaagaaggctgtgggtctttgaaagatgtcgtgtgaggactaatgttaaatatagatgtgtttcatttttgggagtcaaattatggaatccacttagtgatgaagtgaaactgtgtaaatctctgttgaattttaaaaaaatattgaaaagtaaaataattaaggattacaatgctaaatgattggagtataatttggttaagcagaacaatttaaaggggaatttctctttttgtttcttttcatattgcagataatctgggttttctgttggaaagtacagggtaggcaaatataagctttggcttcagcctattcctttttcggttacagagtttattattattttttgtgtgaaactgatgagtgtaaacttgtatgaaagtgttttgtcatttacacacacacagtttgaattgcaaataatgtaatgtgaccgaaataaacaattcattcattttaaaaataatgttcaaagcaaaaaatagatcgttaccagaacagttgcaaaatttgttcagattggaggatgaagacaacagacttaaacatgatttcaaacatacttttgcaaggctaaacataaaacaaaggtgtatttctgttacaggtgtaaaattatggcatggacaaagcaaagaactgagaggttgcacaagtttgtatcaacttaagaaaatatttaaaaaagagaagataagtgcctacaaaaaagaagaaggggaaagagaaaaagaatagatagaagagtggtattttttgtttgttttcatgttataaatatgtgatagatagattggtgttcagtaagtcaacgtaattgtattaacagagaggggcaggtatcataagttttcttcttcctgctccttttctttcatggtgataatgtgtacttcatgaaatattgtacaacattattgagAATATATacctcagactgcgatcagatctcaagatttaggtcgattgctgttattgttttggttggctccgtgccggtttcgtgctttgtttgtggttttttgttgcagatttccagtgcttgacgtgtgttcctgcttcctggattggcagtggatgtcgtcaccccccccaaaaaaaaaaaaaaaaaaaaaaaaatcactgggtttgtatgtgtatatttatgtatgtggctgaaatgaaatagagtaacgaggctgtttttaaaatgtaaggagtaaaaagtacagataattgcgtgaaaatgtaaggcgtaaaagtaaaaagtcgtctgaaaaataattactccagtgaagtatagataaccaaaatttctacttaagtaaggtaacaaagtatttgtacttagttacttgacacctctggacttTGCTGCACTTATTGAAATACTGTCTTATCTTCGCCTACTATGTGGTGTACTGTGTTACTGTGGCTAGATTGTCTTCCTCTGCTGGGAGTTGCTTGGGACAAAAGTGTCTGTTAAATGTGGTGTAAATAGAAAGAGACTGAAAAAAGTACAGTTTGTTAGTGAAGAGTTGCTAAGAGCAGGTTGTTTCTGTATAAAAAGAGCATGGACGTTGGTCCGCGGTTAATGAAACTACACCTGATCAAACCACAAGACTTCTGAAACAAAATCCAGctgacagatgagaccaacgtGACGTTTGACTTTAAAACCCACCGCCATGTTTGGTaaaaaccagaggtgtcaagtaacaaagtacaaatacttcgttaccttacttaagtagaaattttggttatctatacttcacc is a window from the Cololabis saira isolate AMF1-May2022 chromosome 19, fColSai1.1, whole genome shotgun sequence genome containing:
- the tbx6 gene encoding T-box transcription factor TBX6, translating into MLSVDIHPGLALGPQRIRDCFYREREAPAPIPLFPSTCDMAPRMLGPPPVCSEPASKPHKGEVKMDLENSSLWKQFSSVGTEMIITKKGRRMFPGLRLKLSGLNPTLRYILLLDMVPVDNSRYRFQGGGWQAVGAAEARLPDRVFIHPDSPATGAHWQSRTISFHHAKLTNNTLDSQGHIILHSLHRYQPRVHVIEARDVLRWSGGQHTFVFPETQFITVTAYQNNKITDLKINSNPFAKGFREDGMNSKRQRDARQKRKIAVVSETLDIVNCDPCDSTELLQHPSSTGADMQALALASLPPLPDCGFSSEEASYPDSLVPHQSLELGQAFIDSQISDIAITMANGMQETPGNEASHNMIERSDALTEPAYTSNFPPAQANSSSFPSGPLPEASPSFSSLHAPDTSDRSDPQPSIPPTDYTCLHPSAPAHPNTPSMQQTSFIFPTPPHSNSSSPESLLSSSSSPSSTSYHPVPETVSPHTPASFQGPLSTCRSNLSNQLPDQSLPTQPSQPLGETISDGNAPPMAQTSATLFHPNFLPTNPDPAPFAPQPFTNQYQLQPLAHSLPTNGGSTSFAFPSVAPQMQSFSLPSVSPRPAALHLSNLSHQATVPSLAAAFPHSSFAHSSPSLPHRSFQTPPCLALSSSFQQSVNSAVPHAQNLPNPSMSSSTCSFAPAEMSGIPQFSPAPSYRPDMVLHHPALLPQLDASLPSATPPPALYSTFPSYPLRLHQDPHSSLSIPFRHLYRQHQHGHPHPYLDASTRTVF
- the LOC133419080 gene encoding T-box transcription factor TBX6-like, with the translated sequence MKSDALTEPAYTSNFPPAQANSSSFPSGPLPEASPSFSSLHAPDTSDRSDPQPSIPPTDYPCLHPSAPAHPNTPSMQQTSFIFPTPPHSNSSSPESLLSSSSSPSSNSYHPVPETVSPHTPASFQGPLSTCRSNLSNQLPDQSLPTQPSQPLGETISDGNAPPMAQTSATLIHPNFLHANPDPAPFAPQTFTNQYQLQPLAHSLPTNGGSTSFAFPSVAPQMQSFSLPSVSPRPAALHLSNLSHQATVPSLAAAFPHSSFAHSSPSLPHRSFQTPPCLALSSSFQQSVNSAVPHTQNLPNPSMSSSTCSFAPAEMSGIPQFSPAPSYRPDMVLHHPALLPQLDASLPSATPPPALYSTFPSYPLRLHQDPHSSLSIPFRHLYRQHQHGHPHPYLDASTRTVF